From the genome of Henningerozyma blattae CBS 6284 chromosome 8, complete genome:
TTTCTGCAAAAGTGGCAATTGAAGCTAAATCAGGTTTAATAAAAGTGTCATATTCAGATATAGGAGTAACTACACTCTCGAACATATCTGCATATTCCTTTACAACAGTAATATCAGGATGTAACAATTTCTCGTACTCAGCTGCGGAAACAACCTTGCTATCAGCTTCTTCAGCAAACTTGGAGATAGCCTGCAAGTCTGGGTGAGTCAATTTCTCGTACTCAGCTGCAGAAACAACCTTGCTATAAGCTTGTTCAGcaaatttggaaatagCCTGCAAGTCTGGGTGAGTCAATTTCTCGTACTCAGCCGCAGAAACAACCTTGTTGTTCATACCAGCAGCATGTTTAGCAATAGTCTCCAAATCAGGGTTCTTCATCTTGTTGTAATCTTCGTCTGACACCAACTTGTGGTTCGCAGACTTGGCGTGAGCAGTCAAAGCGGTCAAATCAGGCTTGGTCAATTTCTCGTACTCAGCTGCAGATACAACCTTGTTGTTCATACCAGCAGCATGTTTAGCAATAGTCTCCAAATCAGGGTTCTTCATCTTGTTGTAATCTTCGTCTGACACCAACTTGTGGTTCGCAGACTTGGCGTGAACAGTCAAAGCGGTCAAATCAGGCTTGGTCAATTTCTCGTACTCAGCCGCAGAAACAACCTTGCTATCAGCTTGTTCAGCAAATTTGGAGAGAGCCTGCAAGTCTGGGTGAGTCAATTTCTCGTACTCAGCCGCAGAAACAACCTTGCTATCAGCTTCTTCAGCAAACTTGGAGATAGCCTGCAAGTCTGGGTGAGTCAATTTCTCGTACTCAGCCGCAGATACAACCTTGTTGTTCATACCAGCAGCATGTTTAGCAATAGTCTCCAAATCAGGGTTCTTCATCTTGTTGTAATCTTCGTCTGACACCAACTTGTGGTTCGCAGACTTGGCGTGAACAGTCAAAGTGGTCAAATCAGGCTTGGTTAATTTCTCATACTCAGCTGCAGATACAACCTTGTTGTTCATACCAGCAGCATGTTTAGCAATAGTCTCCAAATCAGGGTTCTTCATCTTGTTGTAATCTTCGTCTGACACCAACTTGTGGTTCGCAGACTTGGCGTGAGCAGTCAAAGCGGTCAAATCAGGATTGGTCAATTTCTCGTACTCAGCCGCAGATACAACCTTGTTGTTCATACCAGCAGCATGTTTAGCAATAGTCTCCAAATCAGGGTTCTTCATCTTGTTGTAATCTTCGTCTGACACCAACTTGTGGTTCGCAGACTTGACGTGAACAGTCAAAGCGGTCAAATCAGGCTTGGTCAATTTCTCGTACTCAGCCGCAGAAACAACCTTGCTATCAGCTTGTTCAGCAAATTTGGAGATAGCCTGCAAGTCTGGGTGAGTCAATTTCTCGTACTCAGCCGCAGAAACAACCTTGCTATCAGCTTCTTCAGCAAATTTGGAGAGAGCCTGCAAGTCTGGGTGAGTCAATTTCTCGTACTCAGCTGCAGAAACAACCTTGCTATCAGCTTGTTCAGcaaatttggaaatagCCTGCGAGTCTGGGTGAGTCAATTTCTCGTACTCAGTTGCAGATACAACCTTGTTGTTCATACCAGCAGCATGTTTAGCAATAGTCTCCAAATCAGGGTTCTTCATCTTGTTGTAATCTTCGTCTGACACCAACTTGTGGTTCGCAGACTTGGCGTGAGCAGTCAAAGCGGTCAAATCAGGCTTGGTCAATTTCTCGTACTCAGCCGCAGAAACAACCTTGCTATCAGCTTCTTCAGCAAACTTGGAAATAGCCTGCAAGTCTGGGTGAGTCAATTTCTCGTACTCAGCCGCAGAAACAACCTTGCTATCAGCTTCTTCAGCAAACTTGGAGATAGCCTGCAAGTCTGGGTGAATCAATTTCTCATATTCAGAATCAGTCAAAACTTTAGCATTTATGTCTTTAGccaattgtttaattttattgaagTCTGGGTGTTGTAGATTTtcgaatatttttttttccataatACATTGTCCAATAGCCTTAGCATATAAGGTTAGAGTTTCCAAATTTGggtttttcaaattttttatgaTTGTCtcattttgtaattgttcatctttatttaaaactttataCCCATCATTTGTTAatctattaattataaCTTTGTCAGATAAAGTTgataaagattttaaagttttataattatcttTGGttaaaagaacaaaatCCCTTTTAATTAagatatcttttaattgattgaaatttaaatttgttaaattttctaaactATTATATCTTTCCTTTGGTAAAAGAATcatatcatttaattccaCAAATTTTTCGACTTCATTCAATGTTAACGGACAATTACTTTGAGAAAGACttttaattgaagaagaatccATAGAGTTAATAACTAATTCACCATTAGAATCGAATTTCAATGAATCTTGAGAAATGGAAGAAGATCTGGAAGATTTTGTTTGTGAATTAATTTGTTCATTTTGCTGTTTAaatcttaatttttcaatttcctCTTTTAATTGAGAATTTGTATCTTGTAATTGtgtaataattgaatttgaagaagaaggtGGTGTATTTAtacttaattttttggagttttgattatttaatttagatTGTAAAgcatcattttcatcattcaaatttgaaattctttcattcaaattattgatttcgttattataattgaatttaattttattgatatctttttctaaattatttttctttaaatttaaatcatttaatgattttatttgattttcaatcgaagaatttttactatctaattcatcatttaatttcagcattttcattttcatggAATTATAATCTTTGTTTATTGATTTCAATTTGTTTTCCAAATCCCAATTCAGatctttcaatttaatCAACTGAGTTTCAttggaataataattatcaataatttttttcttagaATCTaccaatttttcattttcaaaagtaATATCATTGATACTTTTCtcataattaatattatcatttaataattttctattttccaaaattaatttcGAATTAATTTCCATTAGAATAGACATATTATGTTGTAAATCTAAATTTGATGTATTCAAGTTGAAATCTTTCAAAAACGAAGGACTAATATCTGTGGTGTCCAATTGTGATAAAAGACTATTCAAGATAGGgttattggtattattcttattgCTAGAGTGTTTGATATCATCTATCGaatcttcaataattttttgctTCAAAAGGTCTAATTGTGATTGGATATCTTGGTAATCATTTTTAGCATCATTGTCATCTTGACTGCTACTACTAACGGTATTTTTACTAGATTTCTTTCTAGAACCCATtataatgaagaatataAGTAAGTAGGTGTAAAAGTCTCTAGAGCTTAACTACAggtataatataataaggTGTAGGCactttttaataaataaaaaaagaaataaaagttTGAGGGTATGTGGGTAGGAAAGTCAATCAATGTCAAATTCGAGAAacagaaataaaaaaataaaatatgtaTAACAATTTATAAACTAGTTAATAGCAGTGAATCTAAAAGGCAAATACAAAGAGAGAATTAgagaattaatattaaaaattattttaaaaaaaaaaaatatattaaaagcAAAATGCAACGCTCGATAAAAGGTGGAAATAGGTAGTGTACAGTAAATAGGGTATAGTTATTTGTATTGCGGCCGGTCTTTCgtcaaatatttcattctTTTACATAAAGATTTACATTAAACTTAGAAtcaaatgttttatttttttattttttaattttttgattattattattattattattttgttattattatttcatgatgtaattgaaagaaattgatgatCTTGGCCAGACAGACAGACAAGAACGCGAAAATTAACCCTACTTTTCAATAGCTCTTTACCTTTATCACGTGTACTTTTGTAACCCTATATTTTCCGGGTAATGTGTTTGGGGTctctctttttatttttttattttatatttaaattttttttgggtTTTCATATCCGAGAAATTAGCGCGAGACCGAACCGGAGATGATTTCTTAGCCCCGTGCGATGTTTCTTATTGAGCCGGGCCACATCGGGTGTAATGGGATCATTTGTTATATGGCAtgagttattattatcagtctgtataaaaataaaataagtgTGAATGATTTTAAGGATCTTCTTTTGACAAGTAATAACCAATAATTAATCAACTAGATAGAATAAAGATTGAACTGAATtgtttcatcatcaatctctaaattattttaaaatctcATAACAAAACAAGACTCGAAAGTGTAAATTATACACACATATTATACTCTTTTCCACCAAACTTATTATATAGTATATTAtactattttattataatatattctattttattaataacatTCTCCAATAGtccatatttattttacacTCGacttatattttttattacttttttatttcttatcTTTATTGATTTACTGCATCtatttattaaacaaaCAGACCCCGCTCCccttatatttatttattctttaaacAACATCAAAAATGTTATCCAGATCTGTCCgtaattctattaaatcTCAATCAATCAAATCAATGAAGTTGGTCCCCACTTCTGCTAAGATATTAGTTTCTCATGAAACTATAAATGctaatttgaataaaagaTGTTATTCAGTTTATAATAAGAccaattataataaaaatcaaattaaatttaccAATGTAAGttgtaatttcaattacaatttgaaaagattCAATTCTACCTCAGTCAAAGTGCCTCCAATGGCTGAATCTTTAACTGAAGGTTCTTTGAAggaattttcaaaatctgTGGGTGAATATATTAAggaagatgaattattggCTACTATTGAAACTGATAAGATCGATATAGAAGTCAATTCTCCAGTGACTGGGAAGATtgtaaaattgaatttcaaaCCAGAAGATACTGTCACTGTAGGTGAAGAATTAGCTGTCATTGAACCAGGTGAAGCTCCTGCTGGTGGTGCTGCTCCAGCTGCTTCTGATGCTGCTCCTACACCAGCCAAGGAAGAAGCTCCTGCTCAGACTCAAGCTGCTCCTGCTCAGACTCAAGCTGCTGCTCCAGCTGCTTCAAAACCAGCTGCTCCAACTCCAAAAAAGGAAGCTCCACCTGCCATTTCCTTAGAAGAACCAGTACGTACAACTTCATTTTCCAGAAATGAAAACAAAATCAAGATGAACCGTATGAGATTAAGAATTGCAGAAAGATTAAAGGAATCTCAAAACACTGCCGCTTCATTAACTACTTTCAATGAAGTTGATATGTCTGCAGTATTAGAAATGAGAAAATTATAcaaagatgaaattatcAAGAAGACCGGTACCAAGTTTGGTTTCATGGGTTTGTTCTCAAAGGCATCTACTTTAGCCGCTAAGGATATTCCAGGTATCAATGGTGCCATTGTTGATGATTCCATTGTTTATAGAGATTACTGTGATATTTCTATTGCTGTGGCTACACCAAAAGGTTTAGTGACTCCAGTGATACGTAATGCTGAATCATTATCTGttttagaaattgaaaacGAAATTGTTAGATTAAGTACAAAGGCAAGATCTAATAAATTGACTCTTGAAGATATGACCGGTGGTACTTTTACTATTTCTAATGGTGGTGTGTTTGGTTCTTTAATGGGTACtccaattattaatactCCACAAACTGCCGTCTTAGGTTTACATGGTGTTAAACAAAGACCAGTTACATTGCCAGATGGTAAGATTGAATCAAGACCAATGATGTATTTAGCATTGACTTATGACCATAGATTAGTTGATGGTAGAGAAGCTGTGATTTTCTTGAGAACTGTTAAAGAATTGATTGAAGATCCAAGAAAgatgttgttgttttgaGTACCtgaatgaataaaaaaaaaaaaagaaattttttcactctttttttctttaatgtacaatgatttatattttatttatcttttcttttttttttgttattcaATTTTCCACTTACTTATTGCAAAAACATTTTTGtgaaatttttctatttataaccttgtttatattatattgattatttcatcattatatattcctttttttatttatttttctctccaattttatgatttatcaatttacgaatattaattttttgggTTTTCAATTTCACGTACTactaatttttatattttttatttgcaattgaattttcaaatttataaaaaataaagaaaaaaatattaaatattacttttttaataattgaatctGAATGAATTTGGTATAATTTGTagatttaatgatttaaaacattttaatgaaatttagAGATATAAGAGATTAATccataatttcaataattcaaaGGTTCATTATTGAGATAttgttaatttaataaaccaTTCttagttttaatattatttagtaTTTTCAATAGTATTTagttatttctttaaaacatagttatttcaatatattaattttttttctttttctttaacaaAAGTATTTTAATTAGATTTAATTACTTTAATGAATCTAACAATCCAAAGGTAATTTAACAATATATGGTTAGTTCAgcatattattgttttgtcttttctttttttagataatttaagATTTTTAATAAGCTGAAGGTATTTTTATGAGATATGACATATTCATTAAGTCAAAGGGTTCTAATgagatattattacttgcaacaaataattaattaatttaataaactaaaaatatttgactAGGGGTAGAGTCAATCTAACAGATTGGTTGGAATCTAAATTAAAACTCTAAtgtattttaataatctaaAGGAAacttaataattgaaaagtACAGTTTGAGCAACAGATCAATTTGAATCTAAATTAACACACTAAGGATATGCTAATGAGATGTGGctaattcaaaagattaaattacatcaaatttaataatttaaagttgttttaattaaaattaatagattaaTTAATGTAATAATGTATtagattaaataatttaatagattaATTTGAATCTAAAATATTGCATTAATTGCacataattaattaatttaattgcacataattaattaatttaataaactaaaatattttaagaagattaattaataaaaaaatatcataaaCTAAACGTAGTTCATTAACAAAGCTACGTAATAACCGCTATAATAATTGTATAGTAACTTTAACAAATACATCAccgtaataataactttattaattcataGCCACATTAATAAACTTGTTTTTACCGGTAATAATGTGACTTCACTAAGTTTTAGTTACGTTAACATTGTATAAAACTATTTTGGCCACTTaaccaataataacaattcaAGGCTAGCTCAACATATCTAGTTCAAGATTCAATACTCCACTTAATCTATCTATAcagtatatattttttctttttaccCTAAATAATCTTGAATAAATTGCCTAATGCTATTATACCTTTTCTTGTTTGAAATAGGCACAAATGGTGTGTGGGTCATTAAGACATAGATATTAACTCCTGGCAACTGAtacaaattaatttttcaggGCCTaagagaaaaaagaaattattgaaaaaaaataataaaaaaagaaattattagaaaaaaaataataaaaaaagaaaggtAGAAAACAAGGAAAAAAAACGTTAACtaggaaaataaaagtattaCTGGAGAAATAGGAAAAACAAAAGTGGAGAAGTAATCCTGAAACTGTAGAGTTGTGACGTTGTGACGTTGTGACGTTGTGACGCTGTGACGTTGTGACGTTATGACGTTGTGACgttaatttcttatttttctttgtgCTTGTATTTACTTTCtttttagatatatatctaatgcttgatataaatttcttttttaaaaggAACAGGAAAACGTACCCAACATATCTAAGGCATAGCAGAAAAGTGTACCTATTACAAATCCTATTGCAAGTCCTATTGCAAGCTCCATTGCAAGCACCCCAATATATGCCTGTTGAATTGTAATAGATCGTAGAGGGTCTAATACTACCCAGCAATGCATATCGGAGTTATCAAGAGAGTGTAAGATTAAGAGAGCACAAGAGCATGAGAACTATCAGCATTTCCTTTTGCTTTCCATTGCCTCTTTTCTTGCCTCACAGTTTGCCTCTTGTTCTATTATTTGCTTTTTGctaataaaagattatatCATATTATATCATATCAGGGTGCAAAGCGCTAAATTAGCTGGAAAACAAGGAATTCTATAAGGCAAAGTAAATACCAAATGTatttgcaaaaaaaaaacacatttcttttattttttttattgccaaaaaattaaatgccCTTGTCAAGTttgaattacaaaaattatatattaaaacaataaaatctTTCAAGATACATTGCCCCTGTTCACTCAATCATGTGACGtgcaattttattttaaaatgcAGCATAAATTACAACCTATCGCCCTTGGATTAATCCCGTCAATTCCATAAATAAGGGGTAATTCAAGCGGGTAATATTCCAGCgtgtattatatatatttatatatatatttttttagtttgttttttaCTATGGGCTTTGCTGTTGCTCTTGTATATCTTTCATCTTGTATAGCTTTGTAAGATTGTAGAATGTATGGATCCGATCTAATCTTATATGCGCGATACCGAAAGTGGGTATTGATGATTACCGGAAGGGGCAAACGTGCGTGGCATTACTTGATTGGGGCAAACGTAAACAAACGATactttttgaaaaagattgAAGTTGATTGATTGTATAAGAAACAACGATTCATTAGAGTACTCcagtttttaattttacaaCAGGTGTGATTTCATTAACACTTTGTATGAAAAATAGTGCTAGTCAAACTACCagttttttctaaaaaaaaagagataaAACTCCAAACAAGCACACTATACAAAGTGATATGAAACAAAAACGCGGCGTATTACAAGATATCGATATGAATAGTGGGTTGTCCAATGGGTTTCAATCTGGGTTGAGCCAAGAGAATCTGTTGAATGAATTGGAACATCAAAAGGCTTTGAACCGTCAATTGGAGGAACAATTGAAATACACACAATTACAACaagaagaattgaaaaaagaattggGCAGGTCTTCATTCGACGTTCCCTTGATCTCACCACCTTCCAACACGTATTATAATGGATCACCTTCACGTAGAAATAAACTTGtacataaatatatcacACCGTTGATTAATGATTATGAAAATGGGGAGGCGAATATGCTGGGGAATAATAAAGGATTGGACATTTTCGAGACGAACACGGAACTAACTGCCGATATCGAAGCAGCAGCAGACGCAGAGGCAGACGCAGATGCGTCTGCCTCTGCGTCTGCCTCTGCTGCTGCCTCCGCCTCCGCTAGTGTATCTGCGTCTGCGTCTGCGTCTGCATTTGCTTACCTGTTTAATGAATTCGATACACTCCCCAGCTCCCCAATGAAACTAGAGGAAAACATCCCCTACACCCCTCGTAGTGAAGCCATGACACCTCTCATTTCACCAGAACGGTCGAATTTCGAATCGAATTTCGAACCGAATTTCGAACCAGCAATGGGGCTTGGCCTTCACACGACTCAAGGCAAACAATTCATATTGAAACCCCCACCATTGGACTTGTTACCAACAATCCCGGGCTCCAAAGAAAACACACCCTTCAAAACACCTTTCCCCTTCGACCTGTTTGAAACAAGCTTGGGCGATCTCCATACACCTTCCAA
Proteins encoded in this window:
- the NUM1 gene encoding Num1p (similar to Saccharomyces cerevisiae NUM1 (YDR150W); ancestral locus Anc_8.331); this encodes MGSRKKSSKNTVSSSSQDDNDAKNDYQDIQSQLDLLKQKIIEDSIDDIKHSSNKNNTNNPILNSLLSQLDTTDISPSFLKDFNLNTSNLDLQHNMSILMEINSKLILENRKLLNDNINYEKSINDITFENEKLVDSKKKIIDNYYSNETQLIKLKDLNWDLENKLKSINKDYNSMKMKMLKLNDELDSKNSSIENQIKSLNDLNLKKNNLEKDINKIKFNYNNEINNLNERISNLNDENDALQSKLNNQNSKKLSINTPPSSSNSIITQLQDTNSQLKEEIEKLRFKQQNEQINSQTKSSRSSSISQDSLKFDSNGELVINSMDSSSIKSLSQSNCPLTLNEVEKFVELNDMILLPKERYNSLENLTNLNFNQLKDILIKRDFVLLTKDNYKTLKSLSTLSDKVIINRLTNDGYKVLNKDEQLQNETIIKNLKNPNLETLTLYAKAIGQCIMEKKIFENLQHPDFNKIKQLAKDINAKVLTDSEYEKLIHPDLQAISKFAEEADSKVVSAAEYEKLTHPDLQAISKFAEEADSKVVSAAEYEKLTKPDLTALTAHAKSANHKLVSDEDYNKMKNPDLETIAKHAAGMNNKVVSATEYEKLTHPDSQAISKFAEQADSKVVSAAEYEKLTHPDLQALSKFAEEADSKVVSAAEYEKLTHPDLQAISKFAEQADSKVVSAAEYEKLTKPDLTALTVHVKSANHKLVSDEDYNKMKNPDLETIAKHAAGMNNKVVSAAEYEKLTNPDLTALTAHAKSANHKLVSDEDYNKMKNPDLETIAKHAAGMNNKVVSAAEYEKLTKPDLTTLTVHAKSANHKLVSDEDYNKMKNPDLETIAKHAAGMNNKVVSAAEYEKLTHPDLQAISKFAEEADSKVVSAAEYEKLTHPDLQALSKFAEQADSKVVSAAEYEKLTKPDLTALTVHAKSANHKLVSDEDYNKMKNPDLETIAKHAAGMNNKVVSAAEYEKLTKPDLTALTAHAKSANHKLVSDEDYNKMKNPDLETIAKHAAGMNNKVVSAAEYEKLTHPDLQAISKFAEQAYSKVVSAAEYEKLTHPDLQAISKFAEEADSKVVSAAEYEKLLHPDITVVKEYADMFESVVTPISEYDTFIKPDLASIATFAENCEMKLLPFEEYEKLSHPDLSAMVEFIETNHKKKVLDAEDYNRIIHPSRKRLSRVAGTIGLKVIPKEDLEVLLHPALHDIIEMAKEKNSFVLSEEEYNKLRNPDLTTLTKFAEGANRKLISEAELKELTQTSSTSVIPENSDEEVNDFVDASDDLKSLMSERSRTLVTSPTKNRNSRLRTQNSLINKKMVKSTNVMDNYSWTKDDVSKAAANMDLLLINKYEYKSLLKNKKTSESNIISTPGELSKKAEELNMISFNVNDTNELFKNANLYLSFDQIKQLADSHNLEVNSISQEKEASKEQDIQDLATQKGMVCIPASSFIATNKSSKPNPSKDVILPSTYYFELIKNGKRQWRKTVTNEELKEECMKRGIIKKKILENESKKNKTIESDEIKTKDFTKPITPTNNDILSNKSSIVSLSSQASGSHTRQSTSSPSTRQSNSPQLSTFRDRHYGKQNTTLRGQASSPTGIPSIPSMNTITSISEPNIIPAITQTVVGEYVYKYYSKFGVGNNERTRHERYFWIHPYTMTLYWSDKNPLIDNPSDGRTRCVPILGVESVVDHNQMPIGLYSESIIIKSEDRTVKFTCTTRQRHNIWYFSLRYLIQRNLEGINLESISQDLMTDTIYGGGIYPIEGESTTDATKRLSNTRHQTRSNSLRTARPGQISRKGLKNSQSMTNMR
- the KGD2 gene encoding dihydrolipoyl transsuccinylase (similar to Saccharomyces cerevisiae KGD2 (YDR148C); ancestral locus Anc_8.329), giving the protein MLSRSVRNSIKSQSIKSMKLVPTSAKILVSHETINANLNKRCYSVYNKTNYNKNQIKFTNVSCNFNYNLKRFNSTSVKVPPMAESLTEGSLKEFSKSVGEYIKEDELLATIETDKIDIEVNSPVTGKIVKLNFKPEDTVTVGEELAVIEPGEAPAGGAAPAASDAAPTPAKEEAPAQTQAAPAQTQAAAPAASKPAAPTPKKEAPPAISLEEPVRTTSFSRNENKIKMNRMRLRIAERLKESQNTAASLTTFNEVDMSAVLEMRKLYKDEIIKKTGTKFGFMGLFSKASTLAAKDIPGINGAIVDDSIVYRDYCDISIAVATPKGLVTPVIRNAESLSVLEIENEIVRLSTKARSNKLTLEDMTGGTFTISNGGVFGSLMGTPIINTPQTAVLGLHGVKQRPVTLPDGKIESRPMMYLALTYDHRLVDGREAVIFLRTVKELIEDPRKMLLF